One window from the genome of Moraxella nasibovis encodes:
- a CDS encoding NAD(+) kinase — protein MSNFINNHPKRPPFRRIGVMGRAGKSSVVESLNELIALLDARKLSIIIDTETAAIEGLHIDFDQVDGHQFKIVPRQKMGEHCDFVIVVGGDGSMLQAAGVLAGTDVPVLGVNRGRLGFLADVNPDELTERVSQVLDGDYWLVDRFLLTFKIVQNDEHGRPTDVVIHEDVALNDVVLHAGKSVHTIDFELHINGSPVYRQHADGLIVATPTGSTAYSLSAGGPIIHPTIDAICLVPMHPHTLSSRPLVVAGSSQIAINIHKDNRTQPMVGADGKASAPLDNDQTLLISKHDKTLLLLHPPSYNFYEACRTKLNWNLYSEEFALKT, from the coding sequence ATGTCAAATTTCATCAATAATCACCCCAAGCGCCCACCGTTTCGCCGCATTGGTGTGATGGGTCGTGCTGGCAAAAGTAGCGTGGTTGAGAGTTTAAATGAACTCATTGCGCTTTTGGATGCCCGCAAACTGTCCATCATCATTGACACCGAGACCGCCGCCATCGAGGGCTTGCACATCGACTTTGATCAGGTGGATGGGCATCAGTTTAAGATCGTGCCACGCCAAAAGATGGGCGAGCATTGCGACTTTGTGATCGTGGTGGGTGGTGATGGCTCCATGCTGCAAGCGGCAGGCGTGCTGGCAGGGACAGATGTGCCTGTACTGGGCGTGAACCGTGGTCGGTTGGGCTTTTTGGCGGATGTCAATCCTGATGAGCTGACCGAGCGTGTCTCTCAAGTGCTAGATGGCGATTATTGGCTGGTGGATCGTTTTTTATTGACCTTTAAAATCGTACAAAATGACGAACATGGCAGACCGACCGATGTCGTCATTCATGAGGATGTGGCGCTCAATGATGTGGTGCTACACGCAGGCAAATCGGTGCATACCATCGACTTTGAGCTGCACATCAACGGCTCACCCGTCTATCGCCAGCACGCTGATGGTCTCATCGTCGCCACCCCCACAGGCTCGACCGCCTACTCGCTCTCAGCGGGCGGTCCGATCATTCATCCGACCATCGACGCCATTTGTCTTGTGCCCATGCATCCGCACACGCTGTCGAGCCGTCCTTTGGTGGTGGCAGGCAGCAGTCAGATCGCCATCAACATTCATAAGGATAACCGCACACAGCCAATGGTCGGCGCTGACGGCAAGGCATCGGCACCACTGGATAATGATCAGACTTTGCTGATTTCTAAGCATGATAAGACCTTGCTGCTCTTGCATCCGCCAAGTTATAATTTTTATGAGGCGTGCCGCACCAAGTTAAATTGGAATTTATACAGCGAAGAATTTGCCCTAAAAACTTAA
- a CDS encoding YeaC family protein, producing the protein MNKQDILNSLTPEIVAKFRTAIEIGKWENGIRLTDEQRQTCMQAVMVWEHEYLPSEERTGYIEKPKDKKGNTVGEECDVEHEHHYPNAERPVVFKD; encoded by the coding sequence ATGAACAAACAAGACATTCTAAATAGCCTAACCCCTGAAATCGTCGCCAAATTTCGCACCGCCATTGAGATTGGCAAATGGGAAAATGGTATACGCCTGACCGACGAACAGCGCCAAACTTGCATGCAGGCGGTGATGGTCTGGGAGCATGAATACTTACCAAGCGAAGAACGCACAGGCTACATCGAAAAGCCAAAAGACAAAAAGGGCAATACCGTGGGTGAGGAATGCGATGTCGAGCATGAGCATCATTATCCCAATGCCGAGCGCCCTGTGGTGTTTAAAGATTAA
- a CDS encoding Bax inhibitor-1/YccA family protein — MANPIISRTELAVGGVAMTVGGVVRKSAFLLALAAVSGFGVFFYALMGGISTSMLYPLALVGLFAGMGLGLVSAFKPHLAKTLAVPYALFEGVLLGAFSTIMYLRYPSVPLSALSATFITAAVMLTLYTTGIVKVTEKFRSILTSAIIAIGILYLVQLGFRLFGSSLPLLFDGGLVAIGFSVFVTIIASFSLLLDFDNVEKGVHYGVSQEYEWTYSIGILSTLVWMYIEFLRLIGYLQDD; from the coding sequence ATGGCAAATCCTATCATTAGCCGCACCGAGCTGGCTGTCGGTGGCGTCGCCATGACGGTCGGTGGCGTGGTTAGAAAAAGTGCATTTTTATTGGCATTGGCTGCCGTCTCTGGTTTTGGCGTGTTTTTTTATGCGCTCATGGGCGGCATTTCTACCAGCATGCTTTATCCACTGGCATTGGTGGGTCTGTTTGCTGGCATGGGTTTAGGTCTGGTCAGTGCTTTTAAGCCACACCTTGCCAAGACTCTTGCTGTACCGTATGCGCTTTTTGAAGGCGTGCTACTTGGGGCGTTTAGCACCATCATGTATCTGCGCTACCCAAGCGTGCCACTGTCTGCCCTATCGGCAACTTTCATCACGGCTGCGGTCATGCTGACGCTATACACCACAGGCATCGTCAAGGTGACTGAAAAATTCCGCTCAATCCTAACCTCAGCGATCATCGCCATTGGTATTTTATACCTAGTGCAGCTAGGGTTTAGATTGTTCGGCTCAAGCCTGCCGCTGTTGTTTGATGGTGGCTTGGTGGCGATTGGTTTTAGTGTGTTTGTGACCATCATCGCCTCATTTAGCCTACTTCTTGACTTTGATAATGTCGAAAAAGGCGTGCATTACGGCGTATCGCAAGAGTACGAATGGACTTACAGCATCGGCATTTTATCGACGCTGGTGTGGATGTACATCGAATTTTTGCGTTTGATTGGCTATCTACAAGACGACTGA
- a CDS encoding heavy metal translocating P-type ATPase, translating into MTASHDATIDTDEIIHSLVLPPEGACFHCGEILPKEPFYTTIFQKPRPMCCLGCQLASQSIVESGLEQYYLDRREISPTASLPDAMNFDAYNHDDIKAQFVYAEDGGSTAELSVANLRCSACTWLIETRLRALEGVRACQVNLTQQRMRVNWDESRCDIGQILQVVHSVGYDAKPYRQDTHEAMLKRQNKQMLIRLAISALGAMQAMMFSIGMYFGEYSGILLEHRDFLRYVALFVTIPVMFYAGVPFFASAMNAIKARQVNMDVPVSIALITTFSASVYATLTGGGEAYFDSVSMFIFFLLAGRYIEQNARLKASSMASDLVVIEPILVEKLTHDANLVQQLASTAQDKPSVIKAWWQAHQANFPNQNSQNQDKLLAQSVQVGDVIAIHAGSQIVADGVLLSDTATVSQSLLTGESDLIVKRCGDVVVGGSQNDSQPFVMLVTAEVDDSQIALIDRLMNRAMSEKPQIAQDADRMARWFVARVLVLSCLVFAVWWFIDKSEALWATVAVLVATCPCALSLATPIALTVATNRLARHGFLATRGHTIQTLSEVSYACFDKTGTLTLGQANLLNTVSVLDKTTSLKIAAALEVGSKHPVARAILTAAHGLHLPAVKEVMHHTAGGVEGQIDGVLYRIGHQQFVQPAGELPSDLVENLGEYQANVSVLLSHFVQGQWQVLARFYFNDAIRTDAKQMIDELKCQNITPIMLTGDPNPNALEVAKTLGIKQAYFGLSPEDKVRHIKDLQSSGASVLMVGDGINDAPVLAAANVSTAMAGAADLAQVSADSVLLGGRLTAISQAVALASKTRKIIRQNLRWALTYNSLVLIPAALGYVPPWLAAIGMSLSSLLVVANAMRLKR; encoded by the coding sequence ATGACCGCAAGCCATGATGCCACCATTGATACTGATGAAATTATCCATTCCTTAGTGCTTCCACCAGAAGGGGCATGCTTTCACTGTGGCGAGATTTTGCCCAAAGAGCCGTTTTATACGACCATTTTTCAAAAACCACGCCCCATGTGCTGTCTGGGCTGTCAGCTTGCGTCTCAAAGTATCGTAGAATCTGGGCTTGAGCAGTATTACCTAGACCGCCGTGAAATCAGCCCGACCGCCAGCCTGCCTGATGCGATGAATTTTGATGCTTATAATCATGACGACATCAAGGCTCAATTTGTCTATGCCGAAGATGGCGGCAGTACGGCAGAATTGTCGGTGGCGAATTTGCGTTGTTCGGCGTGTACTTGGCTGATTGAGACTCGCCTTAGAGCCTTAGAAGGGGTGCGTGCTTGTCAGGTCAATCTTACCCAGCAAAGAATGCGAGTGAATTGGGATGAAAGTCGCTGCGACATTGGGCAGATTTTGCAAGTGGTGCATTCGGTGGGCTATGATGCTAAGCCTTATCGCCAAGACACGCACGAAGCCATGCTCAAACGCCAAAATAAGCAAATGCTCATTCGCCTTGCCATTTCGGCTTTGGGGGCGATGCAGGCGATGATGTTCTCCATTGGTATGTATTTTGGGGAGTATTCTGGGATTTTGCTCGAGCATCGTGATTTTTTAAGATATGTGGCGTTGTTTGTTACCATTCCTGTGATGTTCTATGCAGGCGTGCCGTTTTTTGCGTCAGCGATGAATGCCATCAAGGCTCGGCAGGTCAATATGGATGTGCCTGTGTCCATTGCTTTGATTACCACTTTTAGTGCCAGCGTGTATGCGACTTTGACAGGTGGTGGCGAAGCGTATTTTGATTCGGTGTCCATGTTTATTTTCTTTTTGCTGGCAGGGCGTTATATTGAGCAAAATGCCCGCCTAAAAGCGTCAAGCATGGCATCGGATTTGGTGGTGATTGAGCCGATTTTGGTAGAAAAACTTACTCATGATGCCAATTTGGTACAACAGCTTGCCAGCACCGCCCAAGATAAGCCGTCCGTCATCAAGGCGTGGTGGCAGGCTCATCAGGCAAATTTCCCCAATCAAAACAGCCAAAACCAAGACAAACTGCTGGCTCAGTCGGTGCAAGTGGGCGATGTCATTGCCATTCATGCAGGCTCGCAAATTGTCGCTGATGGCGTGCTACTGTCTGATACGGCGACCGTGTCGCAGAGTCTTTTGACAGGCGAGAGTGATTTGATTGTCAAACGCTGTGGCGATGTCGTGGTGGGTGGCTCACAAAACGACAGTCAGCCTTTTGTGATGCTCGTAACGGCAGAAGTGGATGACAGTCAGATTGCCCTGATTGACCGCCTGATGAACCGTGCGATGAGCGAAAAGCCACAAATCGCCCAAGATGCCGACCGTATGGCTCGTTGGTTTGTGGCTCGTGTGCTGGTGCTGTCTTGTTTGGTGTTTGCGGTTTGGTGGTTTATTGATAAAAGTGAAGCGCTGTGGGCGACGGTGGCGGTGCTGGTGGCGACTTGTCCGTGTGCGTTGTCGCTGGCAACGCCGATTGCCCTGACGGTGGCGACCAACCGCTTGGCACGGCATGGGTTTTTGGCGACTCGTGGACATACGATTCAGACGCTCTCAGAAGTGTCTTATGCGTGCTTTGACAAGACAGGAACGCTGACACTGGGGCAGGCGAATCTTTTGAATACGGTGAGTGTGCTGGATAAGACGACGAGCTTAAAAATCGCTGCCGCTCTTGAAGTTGGCTCAAAACACCCTGTGGCACGAGCGATTTTGACGGCAGCTCATGGGCTACATTTGCCTGCGGTCAAAGAAGTCATGCACCATACGGCAGGCGGTGTGGAAGGGCAAATTGACGGCGTGCTGTATCGTATCGGTCATCAGCAGTTTGTACAGCCGGCTGGCGAGTTGCCATCTGATTTGGTGGAAAATTTGGGCGAATATCAGGCGAATGTGTCGGTGCTGTTGTCGCATTTTGTGCAAGGTCAATGGCAGGTGTTGGCAAGATTTTATTTTAATGATGCCATTCGTACAGACGCAAAGCAGATGATTGATGAATTAAAATGCCAAAATATTACGCCCATCATGCTCACGGGCGACCCCAACCCAAATGCCCTAGAAGTGGCGAAAACTTTGGGTATTAAGCAGGCTTATTTTGGGCTAAGTCCTGAAGATAAAGTCCGTCATATCAAGGACTTACAATCATCAGGGGCGAGCGTTTTGATGGTGGGCGATGGCATCAATGACGCACCTGTATTGGCAGCGGCAAATGTTTCTACGGCGATGGCAGGGGCGGCAGATTTGGCGCAGGTGTCGGCAGACAGCGTGCTATTGGGTGGACGATTGACGGCAATCTCTCAAGCGGTGGCATTGGCAAGCAAAACTCGCAAAATCATTCGTCAAAACTTACGCTGGGCATTGACTTATAATAGCCTTGTGCTGATTCCTGCGGCATTGGGCTATGTACCGCCTTGGCTTGCGGCGATTGGTATGTCTTTATCCAGCTTGCTTGTGGTGGCAAATGCCATGCGATTAAAGCGATGA
- a CDS encoding type II toxin-antitoxin system VapC family toxin produces the protein MRYLLDTNIVIAFQKQNANLLNKMYRYPIDSFAISSIVHFELVFGACNSQQMEKNFKKIKELPFEILDFNQNDGFYAGQIRSDLKAKGTPIGAYDTLIAGQTLANDLILITDNIKEFERVDGLKFENWLR, from the coding sequence ATGAGATATTTGCTTGACACCAACATTGTGATTGCTTTTCAAAAGCAAAACGCCAATTTATTAAACAAAATGTACCGCTATCCCATTGACAGTTTTGCCATTTCAAGCATTGTGCATTTTGAATTGGTGTTTGGGGCATGCAACAGCCAGCAAATGGAAAAAAATTTCAAAAAAATCAAAGAATTACCCTTTGAAATTTTGGATTTTAATCAAAATGATGGCTTTTATGCAGGGCAAATTCGCTCCGATTTAAAAGCCAAAGGCACGCCCATCGGAGCTTATGACACATTGATTGCAGGACAAACCCTTGCCAATGATTTGATTTTAATTACTGACAATATTAAAGAATTTGAGCGAGTAGATGGCTTAAAATTTGAAAATTGGCTACGATAA
- a CDS encoding aspartate/glutamate racemase family protein, protein MKKLIGILGGMGPMATADMFLKFIHSAGATSDQTHIPLIISSIPDVPDRSAFLLDNGADPYPYLFDYTHNLVKAGATCIVIACNTAHYWFDKLQADFPKTTFLSMIVTAVQTAQNSGQAHIGILATNATLATNLYKNKIEQAGLTYLAPNDNQAVMDSPRRLG, encoded by the coding sequence ATGAAAAAACTCATCGGTATTTTGGGCGGTATGGGACCTATGGCAACCGCTGATATGTTTTTAAAATTTATCCACTCGGCAGGGGCGACAAGCGACCAAACGCACATTCCGCTCATCATTTCGTCCATTCCCGATGTGCCTGACCGCTCGGCATTTTTGTTAGACAATGGAGCTGACCCCTACCCTTATCTCTTTGATTATACCCATAATTTAGTCAAAGCAGGGGCGACTTGTATCGTCATTGCTTGTAACACCGCTCATTATTGGTTTGACAAATTGCAAGCCGATTTCCCAAAAACTACCTTTTTATCCATGATTGTCACAGCGGTACAAACGGCACAAAACAGCGGACAGGCGCACATCGGCATTTTGGCGACCAATGCGACTTTGGCGACCAATTTGTACAAAAACAAAATAGAACAAGCAGGACTGACCTACCTTGCCCCAAATGACAATCAAGCGGTAATGGACAGCCCGCGTAGGTTGGGTTGA